One region of Dysidea avara chromosome 1, odDysAvar1.4, whole genome shotgun sequence genomic DNA includes:
- the LOC136256716 gene encoding CCR4-NOT transcription complex subunit 1-like isoform X4, whose product MGQLSWIHQGLRCQEFSFTQFPSGRKIEMGSFVSHPHEESKLHYYLDVMDLVEILLDIAETGTFDEIFQLLSGPLKQCPEILLFGLLQAKIS is encoded by the exons ATGGGAcag TTGTCATGGATACATCAAGGCCTCCGCTGCCAAGAGTTCAGTTTCACCCAGTTCCCTAGTGGTCGTAAGATAGAAATGGGATCATTTGTGTCTCACCCTCATGAGGAGTCCAAGTTACATTACTACCTG GATGTCATGGACCTGGTGGAAATCCTACTCGATATTGCTGAGACTGGCACCTTCGATGAGATATTTCAACTGTTGAGTGGTCCACTGAAACAATGTCCTGAAATATTGTTATTTGGACTATTACAAGCTAAG ATCAGTTAA
- the LOC136256716 gene encoding AMP deaminase 2-like isoform X3, translating to MSLLEWTTSQFSLNEPFVEILKTLLISESFCYHRLRYLEARFNLHVLLNGVRGLAAQKSVPHRDPQGGYSRTCSILYEPEAFAVIHKETDEDTM from the exons ATGTCACTACTGGAATGGACCACTTCACAGTTTTCACTAAAT GAGCCTTTTGTTGAAATTCTGAAGACTCTATTGATAAG CGAGTCATTCTGTTATCACCGTCTACGCTATTTGGAGGCTCGCTTCAATCTCCATGTTTTGCTCAATGGAGTGAGAGGATTAGCTGCTCAGAAATCTGTGCCACATCGTGATCCGCAAG GTGGATACTCACGTACATGCAGCATCCTGTATGAACCAGAAGCATTTGCTGTGATTCATAAAGAAACAGATGAAGACACAATGTGA
- the LOC136256716 gene encoding AMP deaminase 2-like isoform X5, producing MSLLEWTTSQFSLNEPFVEILKTLLISESFCYHRLRYLEARFNLHVLLNGVRGLAAQKSVPHRDPQASCMNQKHLL from the exons ATGTCACTACTGGAATGGACCACTTCACAGTTTTCACTAAAT GAGCCTTTTGTTGAAATTCTGAAGACTCTATTGATAAG CGAGTCATTCTGTTATCACCGTCTACGCTATTTGGAGGCTCGCTTCAATCTCCATGTTTTGCTCAATGGAGTGAGAGGATTAGCTGCTCAGAAATCTGTGCCACATCGTGATCCGCAAG CATCCTGTATGAACCAGAAGCATTTGCTGTGA